The following nucleotide sequence is from Chryseobacterium sp. CY350.
TGGGAATAAAACCTTTGACCGAAATCAGCCAAAGTGTAGAGATGATTGAAAGCATTAGAAATCAATATATTGAGAACGGAATAGGAAGATGGGCAGTCGTTAGAAAAGAAGATGGAAAACTGGTTGGCTAGAGCGGTTTAAAACTGATTAAAGAAATCAATAATCATCAAAATATTTACGATCTTGGATATCGTTTTACTCCTGAATATTGGGGAAAAGGCTATGCTACGGAAACTGCAATCGCAGTTTTAAATTATGCATTTAATGAAATGAAACTTAACAACGTTTTCGCATACGCAGATGTTGAAAATGATGCATCCAATCATGTTTTGAAAAAATTGGGTTTTGAAGAAAAAGATACATTCATTGATGAAGGTGACACCTGCTTTTGGTATGAACTAAAAAAAGAGAATTTTAAATAAAAAATATAATGCAAACACAAAAAGTAATAGATCATATTGTACAATGGTTGAAAGAATATGCCGAAAAATCAGGAGTAAAGGGTTATGTACTGGGAGTTTCGGGAGGTGTTGATTCGGGAGTGGTTTCTACTTTGGCAGCAATGACTGGTTTAAAAACTTTGTTGATCGAAATGCCGATTCGGCAAAAAGAAGATCAGGTAAATCGCGCATGGGAACATATGAATGATTTAAAATCTAAATTCCCAAATGTGGAAGCGATGTCTGTGAATCTTACACCGGCTTTTGAAGAATTATACAAGACTTTTGATGTTCACGATGACGAATTTCCGAACGAAAAACTGGCTTTTGCCAATACAAGATCGCGTTTGCGAATGATGACGTTGTATTATTACGGACAAATTAACGGTCTTTTGGTCTGTGGAACCGGAAATAAGGTGGAAGATTTCGGGATTGGCTTTTACACCAAATACGGCGACGGCGGTGTTGACGTCTCTCCTATCGCAGACCTCTATAAAACAGAAGTTTACGAACTGGCAAGAGCTTTAAATTTAGTTAAAAACATTCAGGAAGCAATTCCTACAGACGGACTTTGGGACGCTGAAAGAACCGACGAAATGCAGATCGGCGCCACCTATCCTGAGTTGGAAAAAATTCAAAAAGAATGGGGAACTAAAACAGAATCAGACTACAGTGGAAGAGATCTGGAAGTCTTTAAGATTTTCAGTAGAATGAATAAGGCTGCACAGCATAAAATTAATCCGATTCCGGTTTGTGATATTCCGGAAGAATGGAGAAATTAATTAGTGTAACTATTTATCAGTGTAACAGTTTACCAATACTTGAAGATTGTTACATTGCTAGATTGTTATATTATTACATTAAATTTTATATTTATGAATCCTAAAATTCGTTCGTTACTTTTTGCATGCATGGGACTTCTTTTCGGAATGTCATTAATGTATATTTATAATAATTTCATCGCTGATAAAAAAGCTCCGCTTGAAACTGAAAATGTTCCAAATGCTAATAAAAGTCAATCTGGAAGCCAAACAATTGATGAACTCACGAAAGAGAAAACAGTTATCGCCTATGTAAAACAAAATCATCAGCTTCCTGATTATTATGTTACTAAAAATGAAGCGAAAAAGCAAGGTTGGAATCCTTCCCAAGGAAATCTGTGTGAAGTTCTTCCTGGAAAAGCTATTGGTGGAGATTACTTTGGAAACAGGGAAGGAAAGCTGCCAAAAGGTGAAAACTACAGTGAAGCTGACGTTAATTACAATTGTGGAAACAGAAATGGCGACAGAATTGTTTTTACCAAAAATGGGGAGGTTTATTTAACTAAAAATCATTACAAGAGTTTTGAAAAGCAGTAAGTGAAAAGTGTAAAACATTTCTAAAAAATAAACATTGGAACTTTAATTAAAATAACTCAACTATTAGATACATAAACTATGAACACGACATACATCGACTTCGCAGACCTTGGAGATTACGAAGATTTTTACACCCAGCTTAAAGAAAAAATAAAACTTCCGGCGCATTTCGGGGATAATCTGGATGCACTTTCGGATGTTATTTCAGGCGAACTGGAAATGCCTTTGCACCTAGAATTTGTTAATATGAGTGTTGATCAGCTTGAAATTTTTGAAGATCTGTTAACTACTTTAGAAGACGCAGAAGATGAAGTGGAAGACTTCACTTTCACCTATTTTCTTGAGCAGTTTGAGGATGAGGATGATGAAGAAATTGCCGAATAAGATCCTTTGGATATAAATAATAAACGCCGCAAATGAGAATTTAGCGGCGTTTATTGTAACTGATATTTAATTTATTTTCCTAAAACTTCCATTAGTGGTTGTCCTACATTTCCGCTTGGGTTTTCAATTTTCAGAAATTGAGCAAGTGTAGGCGCAATATCTGTCATAAAGTGGGAAGCGTTGCTTTCACCGTGGGCGACTTTCCATCCCATAAAAATTAATGGAATATGAGCATCGTAAGAATTCCAGACACTGTGCGTTGTTCCTTTCTTTGCATAATTGGGAAGCATTCCGTCGTGAGAAACGATTTGGATGTCACCGCTTCGTTGCCAGTTGTAACCATTGATTACTCTGGTTTTTATAGGTTCCGGGATTGGCGCATTGGCTGCATCTTTCAGATCTACAGCGTAAAGAACACGCGGATCTTTATTTAAATTTTCGATGATGCTTTTTTTAATAGCACTCTCATCAAGTTTTTTTTCTGTAATCAATTGATGATTAAGGTAGATCTGATAATTGTCTATTCCTAAAATTAATTTGCTTGCTGCATATTTTGTTTCTAATTCTACACCTAGATTTTTTTCTAAACCGTCATCGAAAAATCCGGTCATCATTTTATTTTCTTTCATGAAACCTTCAGCATGAGCGCCGCCATGATCTGCTGAAAGAAAAACCAGATATTCACCCTCTCCTACTTTTTTGTCAAGCATTTTGAAGAAGTTTGCCAACTCAGCATCCAGTCTTAAATAGGTATCTTCCACTTCAATTGCGTTTGGCCCATAAGCGTGGCCAACGTAATCTGTAGATGCTACATTGATGGCAAGAAAATCTGTAACAGGATCTGCACCAAGCTGATACCCATCAATTGCTGCTTCTGCAAATTTTAAAGTATATGCATTTCCAAAAGGTGTAGTTCTCAAAACTCCTTTATTGACCGCAAAATCTGCCGCAAGATTGTTGTACGGAAAAGTAGGATTTTTCGCTGTTCCCAAAGGTTTTTCCCAAGGTACATCATCTCTTGTGCTTTCTGTATATTGGCTTATCGGCAACAAGGTATTCCATCCGTTGGCAACCAGTTTTTCTGCTAATTTCTGATCATTAAATCTATTCACCCACTCCGGTAAACTTTGCATGTAGTAAGAACTTGTTACAAAATTCCCGTTAGTTTCATCAAACCAAAAAGCTCCGGTCGGATTATGACCTGCCGGCAAAATTGAAGCCCTGTCTTTTAATGACACTCCAACTACTTTAGACTGAAAATTACTTGCAATTCTCAGCTGATCGGTAATCGTTGTACTCCAGAGATTTTTTGGCGAATGACCGCCGATTTTATCGTTTGTACCTACACCTTTCACGTCTGTGTCTTCGGTACAATAGATGTTTTTTCCGGTTGCTTTATCTGTCCAGTCGTTTCCTGCAATTCCATGAATAGAAGGTACAGATCCTGTATAAATTGTCGTATGACCTATTGCGGTTACTGTAGGAACATAAGGAATCATCACATTATTAAATGAGAAACCTTTGTTCAGCAATCTTTTGAAACCGTCATCACCGTACTTATCGTAAAAACGGTACAGATAATCCCACCTCATCTGATCAATCACCAAACCTACCACAAGTTTTGGCCTTTCTAACTGTGATTTTTTATTTTTTTGAGCATTTACAGTGAGTAAAGAAATAAAAGTAACTGCAGCAATCGTAATTTTCCTTAGCATTGAATAATTTTTTTTGTGGTCACAAATTTACGGGTTTTCAGAGTTTTGAATATTAAATTAATTGTAAGTTTAAATAAAATATTTCATATATCTATTCAAAAAGAAAAACTGTAATATACAAACGCAATCAATCTTCTGTGGTGAACATTCTCCTAACTAAATAAAGTTATTAATCTATCCGCGCAATCGTATTACTACCTATGTAAAAAGCAATTTATTCAGGTGCATAATGCTGTCAGTTTGCTGGTAATCATTTTAGCGTATGTACGCGACACAATTATACCATACAGGCAACCAAATCGATATTACCGGGTAATATTTTAAATGTATTATCATGATTTAATATATAGTATAGCATAAAATATTAAATTCATATAAAAATAATTATTATGTTTGTGTGAATTAAAATTTATTATTATGTATATAAAACAGGAAGAATATTTACCATTAGCTAAAGATGTAATGGCAAGTTTCAGCAGAGATCTCGCAGATTTCGCAGACGAAGATCATAATTACACCCAGGCTTATCTTGACGCATTTCAGGCAAAGATTATTGAAACAGAACAAAAAGAAGCGAGCAATACTGCTTTGGTTC
It contains:
- a CDS encoding ribonuclease domain-containing protein, producing MNPKIRSLLFACMGLLFGMSLMYIYNNFIADKKAPLETENVPNANKSQSGSQTIDELTKEKTVIAYVKQNHQLPDYYVTKNEAKKQGWNPSQGNLCEVLPGKAIGGDYFGNREGKLPKGENYSEADVNYNCGNRNGDRIVFTKNGEVYLTKNHYKSFEKQ
- a CDS encoding barstar family protein, with protein sequence MNTTYIDFADLGDYEDFYTQLKEKIKLPAHFGDNLDALSDVISGELEMPLHLEFVNMSVDQLEIFEDLLTTLEDAEDEVEDFTFTYFLEQFEDEDDEEIAE
- the pafA gene encoding alkaline phosphatase PafA; the encoded protein is MLRKITIAAVTFISLLTVNAQKNKKSQLERPKLVVGLVIDQMRWDYLYRFYDKYGDDGFKRLLNKGFSFNNVMIPYVPTVTAIGHTTIYTGSVPSIHGIAGNDWTDKATGKNIYCTEDTDVKGVGTNDKIGGHSPKNLWSTTITDQLRIASNFQSKVVGVSLKDRASILPAGHNPTGAFWFDETNGNFVTSSYYMQSLPEWVNRFNDQKLAEKLVANGWNTLLPISQYTESTRDDVPWEKPLGTAKNPTFPYNNLAADFAVNKGVLRTTPFGNAYTLKFAEAAIDGYQLGADPVTDFLAINVASTDYVGHAYGPNAIEVEDTYLRLDAELANFFKMLDKKVGEGEYLVFLSADHGGAHAEGFMKENKMMTGFFDDGLEKNLGVELETKYAASKLILGIDNYQIYLNHQLITEKKLDESAIKKSIIENLNKDPRVLYAVDLKDAANAPIPEPIKTRVINGYNWQRSGDIQIVSHDGMLPNYAKKGTTHSVWNSYDAHIPLIFMGWKVAHGESNASHFMTDIAPTLAQFLKIENPSGNVGQPLMEVLGK
- the nadE gene encoding NAD(+) synthase translates to MQTQKVIDHIVQWLKEYAEKSGVKGYVLGVSGGVDSGVVSTLAAMTGLKTLLIEMPIRQKEDQVNRAWEHMNDLKSKFPNVEAMSVNLTPAFEELYKTFDVHDDEFPNEKLAFANTRSRLRMMTLYYYGQINGLLVCGTGNKVEDFGIGFYTKYGDGGVDVSPIADLYKTEVYELARALNLVKNIQEAIPTDGLWDAERTDEMQIGATYPELEKIQKEWGTKTESDYSGRDLEVFKIFSRMNKAAQHKINPIPVCDIPEEWRN